The genomic segment TTTGCTTCCTGCACGCGCTGAGCACATGTCTGGGCATACGCTCGCCTCTGAATTCGAGGTTGTGCCGCATGCTGAAGTGTTCAGTTGTGTTTGTAAGCTCTGCTGTCGAAGAGGTGGGTGAAAGCCGGCTTGCCGACCTAATGGCTGCTGGGGCCAGGTTCAACGAGGTGTGTGGATCGCGAGCGGTTGTGTGCTTCGATGGACGCCGCTTCTTTACCTACCTCGAGGGAACCGCCAGTTCGGTAGCTGCGACTTTGGTCTACATCGAATCATTGGCCATCCACTCAGAACTTGTGCAGCTCGCTCGAGGGACTGTTCAGCAGCTCCGCTTCCCGGAACAGCCATTACTATTCATGCGGGTGACCGCCTCTCAGCTTAAGTCCTTGGTCCGCGCCGACTGGACCAACTTCTCCCAGCGGCTGAAAGGCCGGTTTGATCCCGTTACCGGCATGGAGCAACTCGCCGATCTGGTTGCGCAATGCCGCGAGGCGGCGGCAGCCTGAATTGCTGCGGCTCCCCCGGAGATTGCCCCTTGTGCTGTCCTCGGGTGTATAAGCGATCAAGGGCAGTAGGGAACAGATCGATGCGCTTTGAGTTCACGCATACACACATCTATCCCGGGGCTACCGCCGATCTCTCTGGCAGTCTCCCGGCAACTGACGGTGAGACCACGTGCTTGGTGGAGTTGAGTGATGGCGTCGTCCTCTCGACCAGTTGCTCTGTGAGGGGGGAAGAGGTTCTTCTTTCAATGCCGGAGTACCTCACAGCTCGTGGCGCGAAGATACCCGCAAAGACGTGGGCGCTACGCAGGGACGTTGAGACAGGAGCATGGCGGGCGAAATCCCGGGTCAACACCTAGACTGAGGGTGTCACCTTGGATGATTCTCGCATCACTAGGCGACAGTTATCCTGTGAACCCCACACCGAGAAGTCCAGATGCACGAGTTTCAAGATTGGATATTCAGCGCCAGGGGAAGAACCATAACGGCCAGGGTCCAGGTGGATGGCCGCGGGGGAGGCACCATTACGCGGTTTGAGGCTAGGCCTGGCCCGTCGCAAAACGGCCTTTCGATCAAAGTGGACTCCCAGCAGGAGGGCGCGGCCGAACTTGAGCGAATCCTTACTGGTCTACTGGGCGCTGATTGGTAGCCCTAGGGTCGATAGAGGAAATCTGATCGGTCAGCATCCGAAGAGACTGCTGAAGGGCAGCGGTGAAAACTGGGCCGTCGCTGCCGGCATGCACATCGGCTGCCTCTACCAGCATCAGGTTCCACACGCGGGCCAGTGATCGCGGATCATTGTGGGTGGCGATCGAGGCGCCAAGCGCGTATTCCATTGCCTTGAGGTAGGCCCGATGGGCTTCTAAGTCGACCTCGCACGCGCGCAGTCGCTCAGCAATTTGCTCCAAGGTGGGTGTCATAGTGGGCTCGACTTGCGCATGAATAGGATGGATAGTCCGTGTGGGCCACCGGGCGTACACAATGAGCATCCTCAACGTTTTGCTGCGTGCTGACCAGCTCCTCGTTGCTGTTGACACTTTGGCAGAGGATGCCCAGACCGGTGCCCATTCCTCTGGCGCGAAGTTGCTGCTGATTCCGCAGCACAACCTTGTGATGGCCGCACGCGGCTCCACGCAGTTCTTCCTTCGCATCTATGAGCTGGCTCTGCAGGCGAGCTTCCGTGCTGATTTCACGATGGAGCAGCTTTCCTCCGAGTTGGGCCTGGTAGTGGATCAACTGTGGCCGAATTACGTGAGGGCGGCAGCCGAGGCTCGCTTGCCGATCGAAAAGCTTGGGACCGAACTGGTGCTGGGTGGCTGGTCGCCGAAGAGAGGGCGGATGGTGGCCACAGCCTATGCGAAGAGCGACAGCTCCAAGCCAACGATAGTGCAGCCCCTCGATGGGGGCTTGGCTTCTCCAGGGGAACCACTGGCCGGCAGGCCGGATAGCTTCGCCCCAGCCGACGTTCTTGCGGCTGGCAAGGTCCAGGCTACATGGCTCAATGAACGGGTAGGGCGACAGGTAGCTGGAGGCCGGCTGTTGGCTGGGTTCCTGGAAAAGGGGCAGGCGGTGGTTAAGGATCTCGGGCAGATCTAACGATCATGCCCGTGTTTGACGGATCGGCCACCCCTGGGCGGAGGGTAGCCCGGCCGGCGCAACTCGCGGGGCGTAGAATCTGCCGGAAATGTGACGGCGATCTGGCGGCCTCTACGCGGTCCTTACGGCGTCGGTTCTACGCTCGGCCTCCCGTGGAGGCAGGAGAGAGCCATGCCCAACAGGGCTGTTGTATTTGTCAGTGAAGCTGCCAGCGACCTGACCATGGCGCAGCTGTCCAGGATCATGGCGAACGCAGAGCGGTTCAACCGCACGGCTGGAGTCACCGGGGTAACGTTGTTTGATGGAAGCAGGTTCCTCTCCTACATGGAGGGTCCTCAGGACGGTCTGGATGTGGCCTTCTCCAGAGCTACAGGGGCAACCAGCCATTCAAACCTGATCGAGATTGCGCGTGGGCGGGTGGGGCAGCGCAGGCTTCCATACTGGCCAATGCGCTGCATCCCCTTGGCACCGCCAGGGCTGGTGCAGCTGGTGCGAGCCGACTGGACTGGCTTCCTACAGAGGGGAGGCGATCAAGCTGCTCCAGCCACCGCGATGGAGCTGCTGGTGGCACTGGTCGAACCCTTCGCCGAGGCTGCCTGAGCGGCGAGGCGCCGGCGGAAACGTGTCAAGACTGGCCCTTTGGCACCTGTCCGCGTTAGCATCCCGTCCCCCTCTGGCGGTGCCGGGGCAATTGGATACACTACCCCGCATGACGAGCATCACCATCCCCGGTGGCCTGCTGGTTGCCATCGAGGGAATCGATGGGGCCGGCAAGTCGACGTTGGCCAAAGGCCTGACCGAGCGGCTTCGCGCCCATGGCGTGGCCGTTTCGACCAGTAAAGAGCCAACCAATGGTCCTTGGGGCACCAAGCTTCGTCAGTCCGCTGAATCGGGTCGCCTCAGCCCGGAGCAGGAGGTTGAGTACCTACTGGCTGACCGCCGCGATCACGTCGAGCAGTTCATCGAGCCGGCTCTCAAGCGCGGAGAGGTGGTGATACTCGACCGCTACTTCCCTTCGATGGTTGCCTACCAAGGTGCCGCTGGGCTTCCGGTTGAGGACCTTTCGA from the Stenotrophomonas maltophilia genome contains:
- a CDS encoding BLUF domain-containing protein codes for the protein MLKCSVVFVSSAVEEVGESRLADLMAAGARFNEVCGSRAVVCFDGRRFFTYLEGTASSVAATLVYIESLAIHSELVQLARGTVQQLRFPEQPLLFMRVTASQLKSLVRADWTNFSQRLKGRFDPVTGMEQLADLVAQCREAAAA
- a CDS encoding BLUF domain-containing protein encodes the protein MPNRAVVFVSEAASDLTMAQLSRIMANAERFNRTAGVTGVTLFDGSRFLSYMEGPQDGLDVAFSRATGATSHSNLIEIARGRVGQRRLPYWPMRCIPLAPPGLVQLVRADWTGFLQRGGDQAAPATAMELLVALVEPFAEAA
- the tmk gene encoding dTMP kinase, with the translated sequence MTSITIPGGLLVAIEGIDGAGKSTLAKGLTERLRAHGVAVSTSKEPTNGPWGTKLRQSAESGRLSPEQEVEYLLADRRDHVEQFIEPALKRGEVVILDRYFPSMVAYQGAAGLPVEDLSKANDFAPRPHLMLLLDVEPATGLERIRARGDRPNHFENEENLALCREIFLGMSERTKCVIDASKSEADVLEDSYAQLIRQFAQNIGGLSLENIEKVGTLMEGRLA